One Peptostreptococcus equinus genomic window carries:
- the purM gene encoding phosphoribosylformylglycinamidine cyclo-ligase: MLTYKSSGVDIDEGNRAVDLIKNKIKGTYDSNVIGELGNFSGLYSIKEFMGMEEPVLLASTDGVGTKLKIAQLMNKHDTVGIDLVAMCVNDLICQGAKPMFFLDYIALGKLVPEHIEKVVGGIADGCKMSGCALIGGETAEMPGMYANDDYDLAGFSIGIADKKKIVSGTDVKDGDVLVGISSSGVHSNGFSFVRKIFLEEYKYDLQENIEELGMSLGDALLAPTKIYVKLALDAIANNDVKAIAHITGGGLIENIVRVIPKGLGLDINTDSWEKPAIFKLIEGLNAVEKRELHKSFNMGVGLVMIVKEADAQKLVNFINNRPNDNADYVDDKYKELMQDKAYIIGKVTSKHEGIELI; this comes from the coding sequence ATGCTTACTTACAAAAGTTCAGGTGTAGATATTGATGAAGGGAATAGAGCAGTAGATTTAATAAAAAATAAAATAAAGGGAACTTATGATTCTAATGTTATAGGGGAGTTAGGAAACTTTAGTGGTCTTTATTCTATAAAGGAATTTATGGGAATGGAAGAACCAGTATTACTTGCTTCAACAGATGGAGTTGGAACAAAGTTAAAAATTGCTCAGTTGATGAATAAACATGATACAGTAGGTATAGACCTAGTAGCTATGTGCGTAAACGACTTGATTTGCCAGGGTGCAAAGCCAATGTTCTTTCTTGATTATATAGCTCTTGGAAAATTAGTTCCAGAGCATATAGAAAAGGTAGTAGGTGGTATAGCTGACGGATGTAAAATGAGTGGTTGTGCATTAATAGGGGGGGAGACAGCTGAGATGCCAGGTATGTATGCAAATGATGATTATGATTTGGCAGGTTTCTCAATTGGTATAGCCGATAAAAAGAAGATTGTAAGTGGAACAGATGTAAAAGATGGAGACGTATTAGTAGGAATTTCATCTTCTGGAGTTCACAGCAATGGATTCTCTTTTGTAAGAAAGATTTTTTTAGAAGAATACAAATATGATTTACAAGAAAATATAGAAGAATTAGGTATGTCTCTAGGAGATGCACTGCTTGCACCAACTAAAATATATGTTAAATTAGCATTAGACGCAATAGCAAATAATGATGTAAAAGCAATAGCTCATATAACAGGTGGTGGTTTAATAGAAAACATAGTAAGAGTAATACCTAAGGGACTAGGACTAGATATAAATACCGACTCTTGGGAAAAGCCAGCTATATTTAAGCTAATAGAAGGTTTAAATGCTGTAGAAAAAAGAGAATTACATAAGAGTTTTAATATGGGTGTGGGTCTTGTAATGATTGTAAAAGAAGCTGACGCACAAAAACTTGTCAATTTTATAAATAATAGACCAAATGATAATGCTGATTATGTTGATGATAAATATAAGGAACTAATGCAGGATAAGGCATATATAATTGGTAAGGTTACATCAAAGCATGAAGGCATAGAATTAATCTAA
- the purE gene encoding 5-(carboxyamino)imidazole ribonucleotide mutase, whose translation MKIAVVMGSKSDLPKLESGIELIKSFGVEVIVRVLSAHRTPLELSEFLSEIEDNTDVIIAAAGKAAHLPGVIAAQTLIPVVGLPIKSSTMDGLDSLLSIVQMPGGIPVATVTIDSGINAGLMAVQIASVKYPELRTKLSSYRKEMADKVLDDDASIN comes from the coding sequence ATGAAAATAGCAGTAGTTATGGGTTCTAAGTCAGATTTACCGAAGTTAGAGAGTGGAATTGAGTTGATAAAAAGTTTTGGTGTAGAGGTAATAGTAAGAGTTCTTTCAGCTCATAGAACTCCTTTAGAACTATCAGAATTTTTATCAGAGATTGAAGATAATACGGATGTAATAATAGCTGCAGCAGGAAAGGCAGCTCATCTTCCAGGAGTAATAGCAGCACAAACTTTGATACCAGTAGTAGGACTTCCTATAAAATCTTCAACAATGGATGGATTAGATTCGCTACTATCTATTGTACAGATGCCAGGGGGTATACCAGTAGCAACAGTTACTATAGATTCTGGAATCAATGCAGGTTTAATGGCAGTTCAGATTGCTAGTGTTAAATATCCAGAATTAAGAACAAAGTTATCTTCATATAGAAAAGAAATGGCTGATAAGGTATTAGATGATGATGCTTCAATAAACTAA
- the yaaA gene encoding peroxide stress protein YaaA: protein MITFISPAKGFNNTKIKAKSKPQMLDYSKEIMKNLKKLSSEDISTLMKVNDEIAILNKERFDSFNFEHDSLPAIYAYNGLQYKNINIDDFDNKDIDFITKHLRILSGLYGYLRPMDCISPYRLEMMTKLSLHGYKNLYEFWSDSIFKCFLKDLNKDNTLLNLSSDEYSKTIIKHIKTYNKKIDNTKQIKFVTCTFKVEKSGKLKTESTASKIARGKMLCFITKNRINKFTKLKDFTEDNFKFRQDLSTEKDNFIEYIFVKTK from the coding sequence ATGATCACTTTTATTTCTCCTGCAAAAGGATTTAATAACACAAAAATTAAAGCTAAATCAAAGCCCCAAATGCTTGACTACTCTAAAGAAATCATGAAAAATTTAAAAAAACTTTCTTCTGAAGATATTAGTACGCTTATGAAAGTTAATGATGAAATAGCTATTTTAAATAAAGAAAGGTTTGACTCTTTCAATTTTGAACATGACTCTTTGCCTGCAATTTATGCATATAATGGTCTTCAATATAAAAATATAAATATAGATGATTTTGATAATAAAGATATAGATTTTATCACTAAACATCTAAGAATATTAAGTGGACTTTATGGATATCTAAGACCAATGGATTGTATTAGTCCTTATAGACTTGAGATGATGACAAAATTATCACTGCATGGTTATAAAAACCTATATGAATTTTGGTCTGATTCTATTTTCAAATGTTTTTTAAAAGATTTAAACAAGGATAACACTCTATTAAATCTCTCTTCAGATGAATATTCTAAAACAATAATAAAACATATTAAAACCTATAATAAAAAAATTGATAATACAAAACAAATAAAGTTTGTAACATGTACTTTTAAAGTAGAGAAGTCTGGTAAGTTAAAAACGGAGTCTACTGCATCAAAAATAGCTAGAGGTAAAATGTTATGTTTTATAACAAAAAATAGAATAAACAAATTTACAAAACTAAAGGACTTCACAGAAGATAATTTTAAATTTAGACAAGATTTATCTACTGAGAAAGATAATTTTATTGAATATATTTTTGTGAAAACTAAATAA
- a CDS encoding nitroreductase family protein, which produces MEVKDCIKSRRSYRKFLDKKVDFEVIEELIELGTYAPTAQYKQPWSFLVIQDKEELRIISEIAKEDIVNRIDELPHFKSYEKWFSDPEYNLFYEAENVIVVYGQSDFYWFKEDCCAASQNIITAALDKGIGTTWVGFAEYVFDMPVIKEKYNIPENCKTVAPIILGYIDEKLKDPKRKKATIYR; this is translated from the coding sequence ATGGAAGTAAAAGATTGCATTAAATCAAGAAGAAGCTACAGAAAATTTTTAGATAAAAAAGTTGATTTTGAAGTTATTGAAGAACTAATTGAGCTTGGAACATATGCCCCAACAGCACAATATAAGCAACCGTGGTCATTTTTGGTAATTCAAGACAAGGAAGAACTTAGAATAATTTCTGAAATTGCAAAAGAGGATATTGTGAATAGAATAGATGAGTTGCCTCATTTTAAATCTTATGAAAAGTGGTTTTCAGATCCAGAATATAATCTTTTTTATGAAGCGGAGAATGTGATAGTAGTATATGGACAAAGTGACTTTTACTGGTTCAAGGAGGATTGTTGTGCAGCAAGTCAAAATATAATTACAGCAGCCTTAGATAAGGGGATAGGTACTACATGGGTAGGATTTGCTGAGTATGTATTTGATATGCCTGTGATAAAAGAAAAATACAATATTCCGGAAAATTGTAAAACTGTAGCTCCTATTATATTAGGTTATATTGATGAAAAATTAAAAGATCCTAAGAGAAAAAAAGCGACTATTTATAGATAA